A DNA window from bacterium contains the following coding sequences:
- a CDS encoding YebC/PmpR family DNA-binding transcriptional regulator: protein MSGHSKWHNIKIKKSKTDQTRGKLFSKIAREIIIAAKAGGGDPAANMRLRAAVDRAREASMPNDNIQRAIQRGAGGGEGATYEEVTYEGMAPGGVAVLVQAQTDNRNRTASEIRNIFTKAEGNLGASVGWLFEKKGVITMKKAVASEEEVLTKAVDAGAEDMKVTSDEYEITVAPEEFAKVKQALEAAGYALSSAEITLVPKSTVSVEGKDAQRVLRLLEALEDHDDVQHVYANFDIPDEVLEQVG, encoded by the coding sequence GTGTCAGGACACTCCAAGTGGCATAATATCAAGATCAAGAAGTCCAAGACCGACCAGACGCGGGGAAAGCTGTTCAGCAAGATCGCGCGAGAAATCATCATCGCCGCGAAAGCGGGGGGCGGGGACCCGGCGGCCAACATGCGCCTCCGGGCGGCCGTCGACCGGGCGCGCGAAGCGAGCATGCCGAATGACAACATCCAGCGTGCCATCCAGCGCGGCGCGGGCGGGGGCGAAGGCGCGACGTACGAGGAAGTGACCTATGAAGGGATGGCGCCCGGCGGGGTCGCGGTGCTCGTCCAGGCGCAGACCGACAATCGCAACCGCACGGCCTCGGAGATTCGCAACATCTTCACCAAGGCCGAGGGGAACCTCGGTGCGTCGGTAGGGTGGTTGTTCGAGAAGAAGGGTGTCATCACCATGAAGAAGGCGGTCGCCTCGGAGGAGGAGGTTCTCACCAAGGCGGTCGACGCCGGGGCGGAGGATATGAAGGTGACCTCGGACGAGTACGAGATCACGGTCGCCCCGGAAGAGTTTGCCAAAGTAAAGCAGGCGCTCGAAGCCGCCGGGTATGCCCTGAGCTCAGCGGAAATCACGCTCGTGCCCAAGTCGACGGTGTCCGTGGAGGGCAAAGACGCGCAGCGGGTGCTGCGTCTCCTCGAAGCGCTCGAAGACCACGACGACGTCCAGCACGTGTACGCCAACTTCGATATCCCCGACGAAGTCCTCGAACAGGTCGGGTGA
- a CDS encoding DinB family protein — MGLRETVQPSFHLVWGTVRKNVEAMPEEGLGIKPDGLETRSFREIVLHMGNACVTFGENIGRSTWERVMAFPPEQYTSKAQMLAALGQAGDRFLAGLARLSDEEAARTVKTPWGVEMPQGQMVAGHVPHMFYHNGQLAIYLRMHGVKPLFLAR, encoded by the coding sequence ATGGGCCTGCGGGAGACTGTGCAACCGTCGTTTCATTTGGTCTGGGGGACCGTCCGCAAGAACGTTGAAGCGATGCCCGAAGAAGGGCTGGGGATCAAGCCGGACGGGCTCGAGACCCGCTCATTCCGCGAGATCGTCCTCCACATGGGCAACGCGTGCGTCACGTTCGGCGAGAACATCGGCCGGTCGACCTGGGAACGCGTCATGGCCTTCCCGCCCGAACAGTACACGAGCAAGGCGCAGATGCTGGCCGCGCTGGGCCAGGCGGGCGATCGATTCCTTGCCGGGCTCGCCCGCTTGTCCGATGAAGAGGCTGCGCGCACCGTCAAAACTCCGTGGGGCGTCGAGATGCCGCAGGGGCAGATGGTCGCCGGGCACGTGCCGCATATGTTCTACCATAACGGCCAGCTGGCCATTTACCTCCGGATGCACGGGGTCAAGCCCCTCTTCCTCGCCCGGTAG
- the ruvC gene encoding crossover junction endodeoxyribonuclease RuvC, with product MRILGVDPGLRQTGYGLLEVSARGPGLLEAGVIRTSGRAPLPSRLCELYRGLVEIISEGRPELIAMEDLFAHSAFPRAAIMMGQVSGVIQLAAAQAGIPIDAIPPASVKHAMVASGQAGKRQVQRMVRRLLALVEEPGTHVADALALALTAVSRRGLPLGHRRNLRGSA from the coding sequence ATGCGCATCCTCGGAGTGGATCCAGGCCTGCGCCAGACCGGATACGGCCTTCTGGAGGTATCGGCACGGGGTCCCGGTCTCCTCGAAGCCGGGGTCATTCGCACCAGCGGACGGGCACCGCTCCCCAGCCGCCTGTGCGAGCTCTATCGTGGATTGGTCGAGATCATCTCCGAGGGACGCCCTGAACTCATCGCCATGGAAGATCTTTTCGCCCACTCCGCTTTCCCCCGCGCGGCGATCATGATGGGCCAGGTCTCGGGTGTGATCCAGCTGGCGGCGGCACAGGCCGGGATTCCGATCGATGCGATTCCTCCGGCCTCGGTGAAACACGCGATGGTCGCCTCCGGGCAGGCGGGGAAGCGTCAGGTGCAGCGAATGGTGCGGCGCCTTCTGGCGCTGGTCGAGGAGCCTGGGACGCACGTTGCGGACGCCCTGGCGCTGGCGCTGACCGCGGTGTCCCGCCGGGGGCTGCCCCTCGGACACCGCCGAAATCTCCGAGGGTCGGCGTGA
- the ruvA gene encoding Holliday junction branch migration protein RuvA produces MIAFLRGRVLRHLEQMLVIECGGVGYEVHLPGFVRDTLRGRLQGIGETVELHISYHVSANQPRPILVGFLQEVEQEFFELFITVDGLGPAKAMKAIIHPIETIADAIERKDIAYLRRLPGIGERTAEKIVAALRGKMGKYALLRTESPIAAAEIGEDFREEVIEVLTGQLGHRAVEARQMVERALERNPAVASAEELFQEVYRAERGALT; encoded by the coding sequence GTGATCGCGTTCCTCCGAGGTCGTGTCCTCCGTCACCTCGAGCAGATGCTCGTGATTGAATGTGGGGGCGTGGGGTATGAAGTGCATCTGCCCGGGTTTGTCCGAGATACCCTGCGGGGGAGGCTGCAGGGTATCGGGGAGACGGTCGAGCTTCACATCTCGTACCACGTCTCCGCCAATCAGCCCCGCCCGATTCTCGTGGGCTTCCTGCAGGAGGTCGAGCAGGAGTTCTTCGAGTTGTTCATCACTGTTGACGGACTGGGGCCCGCGAAAGCCATGAAGGCGATCATCCACCCAATCGAGACGATCGCAGATGCCATCGAGCGGAAGGATATCGCGTACCTTCGGCGTCTGCCGGGGATCGGCGAGCGAACGGCCGAGAAGATCGTGGCCGCGCTTCGGGGCAAGATGGGAAAGTACGCCTTGCTGCGGACCGAGTCTCCAATCGCCGCTGCGGAGATCGGGGAAGACTTCCGCGAAGAGGTGATCGAAGTGCTCACCGGCCAGTTGGGGCACCGGGCGGTGGAGGCACGACAGATGGTTGAGCGGGCGCTCGAACGGAACCCGGCCGTGGCGTCCGCGGAGGAGCTGTTCCAAGAAGTGTATCGGGCTGAGCGGGGGGCGCTGACGTGA
- the ruvB gene encoding Holliday junction branch migration DNA helicase RuvB yields MPPAGDTEAGDDDQFIRSLRPRTLDECIGQSRVRSGLKISLQAARERGEALDHVLLHGPPGLGKTTFANVIAAEMRTNIVTTSGPAIERGGDLMGILTNLNRGDVLFIDEIHRLPRAVEEFLYPAMEDFCVNFTIEKGAHARTLRYTLKPFTLVGATTRAGLLSSPLRERFGITHHLDFYPIEELALVVLRSASILGVEVVDEGAEEIARRSRGTPRIANRLLRRGRDYAQVRAQGRITLEVAKEALEFEGVDPLGLTGQDRDMLRTIIHVYNGGPVGIDALAATLNEEVDSLVELIEPFLLKIGFLTRTQGGRRVTPLACEHLGVPAPDRSQRGQGALFA; encoded by the coding sequence ATCCCGCCCGCGGGCGACACGGAGGCGGGCGATGACGATCAGTTCATTCGCAGCCTGAGACCACGCACGCTGGACGAGTGCATCGGGCAGTCGCGGGTCAGGAGCGGCCTCAAGATCAGTTTGCAGGCTGCCCGCGAGCGCGGAGAGGCGCTCGACCACGTGCTGCTGCATGGCCCCCCGGGATTGGGGAAGACCACCTTCGCCAACGTAATCGCGGCCGAGATGCGGACGAACATCGTCACCACCTCGGGGCCTGCGATCGAGCGGGGCGGGGACCTCATGGGGATCCTGACCAACCTGAACCGGGGCGATGTCTTGTTCATCGATGAGATCCACCGGCTCCCCCGTGCGGTCGAGGAGTTTCTTTATCCGGCGATGGAGGATTTCTGCGTCAACTTTACGATCGAAAAGGGCGCCCACGCACGAACCCTCCGCTACACCCTCAAACCGTTCACGCTGGTGGGGGCGACGACGCGGGCCGGGCTGCTCTCTTCACCGTTGCGGGAACGCTTCGGGATCACCCACCACCTCGACTTCTATCCCATCGAAGAGCTGGCCCTCGTCGTGCTGCGGTCCGCTTCGATTCTGGGCGTCGAAGTGGTCGATGAGGGCGCCGAGGAGATCGCCCGGCGGTCTCGGGGGACCCCACGGATCGCCAACCGCCTGCTGCGGCGCGGGCGGGATTATGCACAAGTCCGGGCGCAGGGACGGATCACGCTCGAGGTGGCCAAGGAGGCGCTCGAGTTTGAAGGCGTCGATCCGCTCGGCCTCACAGGTCAGGATCGCGACATGCTCCGCACGATCATCCACGTGTACAACGGTGGACCGGTGGGAATCGACGCCCTCGCGGCCACCCTCAACGAGGAGGTCGACAGCCTCGTCGAGTTGATTGAGCCATTTCTCTTGAAAATCGGGTTCCTGACCCGCACCCAAGGGGGACGCCGTGTCACCCCGCTGGCGTGCGAGCACCTGGGAGTGCCCGCGCCGGATCGCAGTCAACGAGGTCAGGGAGCGCTGTTCGCGTGA
- a CDS encoding DUF2905 domain-containing protein: MTPPALGRLLIGFGLAIAVCGALIWLLGALPRLPGDIYVQRRGVTFYIPVLGSVLLSLLLTLLLNVFFARR, translated from the coding sequence GTGACGCCGCCGGCCCTCGGACGTCTCCTCATCGGGTTTGGCCTGGCGATCGCGGTGTGCGGGGCGCTCATCTGGCTGCTGGGGGCGCTCCCGCGTCTCCCGGGGGATATCTACGTCCAGCGTCGTGGGGTCACATTCTACATTCCTGTCCTGGGAAGCGTGTTGCTGAGTCTCCTTCTCACGCTGCTCCTGAACGTGTTCTTCGCCCGGCGATGA